From the genome of Planktothrix sp. FACHB-1365, one region includes:
- a CDS encoding polymorphic toxin type 34 domain-containing protein encodes MTSEGNVADTGILEEARQLMNQEGITMCKALEELMIKARQQNDFNRIQRIKTTQNRV; translated from the coding sequence ATGACCTCGGAAGGTAATGTTGCAGATACAGGAATTTTAGAAGAAGCTAGACAACTGATGAATCAAGAAGGAATAACTATGTGTAAAGCACTAGAAGAACTGATGATAAAAGCTAGACAACAAAACGATTTCAACAGAATTCAAAGAATTAAAACAACCCAAAATAGAGTTTAA